The Bos taurus isolate L1 Dominette 01449 registration number 42190680 breed Hereford chromosome 18, ARS-UCD2.0, whole genome shotgun sequence genome has a window encoding:
- the URAH gene encoding 5-hydroxyisourate hydrolase isoform X2 — protein MEPGSSPLTTHVLDTASGLPAQGLYLRLSRLEDCGQQWTELKKSCTDRDGRCPGLLPPGQMKAGTYKLSFDTKGYWQKRGQESFYPYVEVVFTITNETHKFHVPLLLSPWSYTTYRGS, from the exons ATGGAGCCGGGCAGCAGCCCGCTGACCACACACGTGCTGGACACTGCCTCAGGGCTCCCGGCCCAAGGCCTCTACCTCCGTCTGTCCAGGCTCGAGGACTGTGGCCAGCAGTGGACCGAGCTGAAGAAAAG TTGCACAGATCGTGACGGCCGCTGCCCTGGGCTCCTACCTCCAGGCCAGATGAAGGCGGGCACCTACAAGCTGTCCTTTGACACCAAGGGCTACTGGCAGAAGAGGGGCCAGGAAAGCTTCTACCCATACGTGGAG GTCGTTTTCACCATCACAAACGAGACCCACAAGTTCCACGTGCCACTGCTGCTGAGCCCGTGGTCTTACACCACATACCGAGGGAGCTAG
- the GAS8 gene encoding dynein regulatory complex subunit 4 (The RefSeq protein has 2 substitutions compared to this genomic sequence), whose translation MAPKKKGKKGKGKGTPIVDGLAPEDMSKEQVEEHIGRIREELDREREERNYFQLERDKIHTFWEITRRQLEEKKAELRNKDREMEEAEERHQVEIKVYKQKVKHLLYEHQSSLTEMKAEGTVVMKLAQKEHRAQEGTLRRDMRALKVELKEQELANEVMVKNLRLKHTEEITKMRNDFERQVREIEAKYDKKMKMLRDELDLRRKTEIHEVEERKNGQITTLMQRHEEAFTDIKNYYNDITLNNLALINSLKEQMEDMGKKEEHLEKEMTEVAMQNRRLADPLQKAREEMSDMQKKLGSYERDKQILVCTKARLKVTEKELKSLRWEHEVLEQRFIKVQQERDDLYHKFTSAILEVQQKAGFRNLVLERKVQALVAAVEKKEVQFNEVLAASNLDPAALTLVSRKLEDVLESKNSAIKDLQYELARVCKAHNDLLRTYEAKLLAFGVPLDNVGFKPLDTAVIGQTLGQGPAGLVGTPT comes from the exons GTGGAGGAGCACATCGGCCGCATCCGGGAGGAGCTGGACCGCGAGCGAGAGGAGCGCAACTACTTCCAGCTGGAGCGCGACAAGATCCACACTTTCTGGGAGATCACGCGCAGGCAGCTGGAGGAGAAGAAGGCCGAGCTGCGGAACAAGGACCGGGAGATGGAGGAGGCCGAGGAGAGGCACCAGGTGGAGATTAAG GTCTACAAGCAGAAGGTGAAGCACCTGCTGTACGAGCATCAGAGCAGCCTGACGGAGATGAAAGCGGAGGGCACCGTGGTCATGAAGCTGGCGCAGAAGGAGCACCGTGCACAGGAGGGGACACTGCGCCGGGACATGCGGGCGCTGAAGGTGGAGCTGAAGGAGCAGGAGCTGGCCAACGAGGTGATGGTGAAGAACCTGCGGCTG AAACACACCGAGGAGATCACCAAGATGCGCAACGACTTTGAGAGGCAGGTGCGAG AAATCGAGGCCAAGTACGACAAGAAGATGAAGATGCTTCGGGACGAGCTCGACCTGCGCAGGAAGACAGAGATCCACGAGGTGGAGGAGAGGAAGAACGGCCAGATCACCACACTGATGCAGCGACACGAGGAAGCCTTCACCGACATCAAGAACTACTACAACGACATCACCCTCAACAACCTGGCTCTCATCAACTCCCTCAAG GAGCAGATGGAGGACATGCGGAAGAAGGAGGAgcacctggagaaggagatgacggAGGTGGCCATGCAGAACCGGCGCCTGGCAGACCCCCTGCAGAAGGCTCGGGAGGAGATGAGTGACATGCAGAAGAAGCTCGGCAGTTATGAGAGGGACAAGCAGATCCTGGTG TGCACAAAAGCCCGTCTGAAAGTCACCGAGAAGGAGCTGAAGAGCCTGAGGTGGGAGCATGAGGTGCTGGAGCAGCGATTCATCAAG GTGCAGCAGGAGCGGGACGACCTGTACCATAAGTTCACCTCGGCCATCCTGGAGGTGCAGCAGAAGGCGGGTTTCAGGAACCTCGTCCTGGAGCGCAAGGTGCAGGCGTTGGTTGCCGCCGTGGAGAAGAAGGAGGTGCAGTTCAATGAGGTGCTAGCGGCCTCCAACCTGGACCCCGCGGCCCTGACCCTCGTGTCCCGCAAGCTGGAG GACGTTCTGGAATCGAAGAACAGCGCCATCAAGGACCTGCAGTACGAGCTGGCCCGGGTCTGCAAG GCCCACAATGACTTGCTGCGCACCTATGAGGCGAAGCTGCTGGCCTTCGGAGTCCCCTTGGACAACGTGGGTTTCAAGCCCCTGGAGACCGCTGTGATCGGGCAGACGCTGGGACAGGGCCCCGCAGGACTTGTGGGCACTCCAACGTAG
- the GAS8 gene encoding dynein regulatory complex subunit 4 isoform X2, producing MSKEQVEEHIGRIREELDREREERNYFQLERDKIHTFWEITRRQLEEKKAELRNKDREMEEAEERHQVEIKVYKQKVKHLLYEHQSSLTEMKAEGTVVMKLAQKEHRAQEGTLRRDMRALKVELKEQELANEVMVKNLRLKHTEEITKMRNDFERQVREIEAKYDKKMKMLRDELDLRRKTEIHEVEERKNGQITTLMQRHEEAFTDIKNYYNDITLNNLALINSLKEQMEDMRKKEEHLEKEMTEVAMQNRRLADPLQKAREEMSDMQKKLGSYERDKQILVCTKARLKVTEKELKSLRWEHEVLEQRFIKVQQERDDLYHKFTSAILEVQQKAGFRNLVLERKVQALVAAVEKKEVQFNEVLAASNLDPAALTLVSRKLEDVLESKNSAIKDLQYELARVCKAHNDLLRTYEAKLLAFGVPLDNVGFKPLETAVIGQTLGQGPAGLVGTPT from the exons GTGGAGGAGCACATCGGCCGCATCCGGGAGGAGCTGGACCGCGAGCGAGAGGAGCGCAACTACTTCCAGCTGGAGCGCGACAAGATCCACACTTTCTGGGAGATCACGCGCAGGCAGCTGGAGGAGAAGAAGGCCGAGCTGCGGAACAAGGACCGGGAGATGGAGGAGGCCGAGGAGAGGCACCAGGTGGAGATTAAG GTCTACAAGCAGAAGGTGAAGCACCTGCTGTACGAGCATCAGAGCAGCCTGACGGAGATGAAAGCGGAGGGCACCGTGGTCATGAAGCTGGCGCAGAAGGAGCACCGTGCACAGGAGGGGACACTGCGCCGGGACATGCGGGCGCTGAAGGTGGAGCTGAAGGAGCAGGAGCTGGCCAACGAGGTGATGGTGAAGAACCTGCGGCTG AAACACACCGAGGAGATCACCAAGATGCGCAACGACTTTGAGAGGCAGGTGCGAG AAATCGAGGCCAAGTACGACAAGAAGATGAAGATGCTTCGGGACGAGCTCGACCTGCGCAGGAAGACAGAGATCCACGAGGTGGAGGAGAGGAAGAACGGCCAGATCACCACACTGATGCAGCGACACGAGGAAGCCTTCACCGACATCAAGAACTACTACAACGACATCACCCTCAACAACCTGGCTCTCATCAACTCCCTCAAG GAGCAGATGGAGGACATGCGGAAGAAGGAGGAgcacctggagaaggagatgacggAGGTGGCCATGCAGAACCGGCGCCTGGCAGACCCCCTGCAGAAGGCTCGGGAGGAGATGAGTGACATGCAGAAGAAGCTCGGCAGTTATGAGAGGGACAAGCAGATCCTGGTG TGCACAAAAGCCCGTCTGAAAGTCACCGAGAAGGAGCTGAAGAGCCTGAGGTGGGAGCATGAGGTGCTGGAGCAGCGATTCATCAAG GTGCAGCAGGAGCGGGACGACCTGTACCATAAGTTCACCTCGGCCATCCTGGAGGTGCAGCAGAAGGCGGGTTTCAGGAACCTCGTCCTGGAGCGCAAGGTGCAGGCGTTGGTTGCCGCCGTGGAGAAGAAGGAGGTGCAGTTCAATGAGGTGCTAGCGGCCTCCAACCTGGACCCCGCGGCCCTGACCCTCGTGTCCCGCAAGCTGGAG GACGTTCTGGAATCGAAGAACAGCGCCATCAAGGACCTGCAGTACGAGCTGGCCCGGGTCTGCAAG GCCCACAATGACTTGCTGCGCACCTATGAGGCGAAGCTGCTGGCCTTCGGAGTCCCCTTGGACAACGTGGGTTTCAAGCCCCTGGAGACCGCTGTGATCGGGCAGACGCTGGGACAGGGCCCCGCAGGACTTGTGGGCACTCCAACGTAG
- the GAS8 gene encoding dynein regulatory complex subunit 4 isoform X4: MKMLRDELDLRRKTEIHEVEERKNGQITTLMQRHEEAFTDIKNYYNDITLNNLALINSLKEQMEDMRKKEEHLEKEMTEVAMQNRRLADPLQKAREEMSDMQKKLGSYERDKQILVCTKARLKVTEKELKSLRWEHEVLEQRFIKVQQERDDLYHKFTSAILEVQQKAGFRNLVLERKVQALVAAVEKKEVQFNEVLAASNLDPAALTLVSRKLEDVLESKNSAIKDLQYELARVCKAHNDLLRTYEAKLLAFGVPLDNVGFKPLETAVIGQTLGQGPAGLVGTPT, translated from the exons ATGAAGATGCTTCGGGACGAGCTCGACCTGCGCAGGAAGACAGAGATCCACGAGGTGGAGGAGAGGAAGAACGGCCAGATCACCACACTGATGCAGCGACACGAGGAAGCCTTCACCGACATCAAGAACTACTACAACGACATCACCCTCAACAACCTGGCTCTCATCAACTCCCTCAAG GAGCAGATGGAGGACATGCGGAAGAAGGAGGAgcacctggagaaggagatgacggAGGTGGCCATGCAGAACCGGCGCCTGGCAGACCCCCTGCAGAAGGCTCGGGAGGAGATGAGTGACATGCAGAAGAAGCTCGGCAGTTATGAGAGGGACAAGCAGATCCTGGTG TGCACAAAAGCCCGTCTGAAAGTCACCGAGAAGGAGCTGAAGAGCCTGAGGTGGGAGCATGAGGTGCTGGAGCAGCGATTCATCAAG GTGCAGCAGGAGCGGGACGACCTGTACCATAAGTTCACCTCGGCCATCCTGGAGGTGCAGCAGAAGGCGGGTTTCAGGAACCTCGTCCTGGAGCGCAAGGTGCAGGCGTTGGTTGCCGCCGTGGAGAAGAAGGAGGTGCAGTTCAATGAGGTGCTAGCGGCCTCCAACCTGGACCCCGCGGCCCTGACCCTCGTGTCCCGCAAGCTGGAG GACGTTCTGGAATCGAAGAACAGCGCCATCAAGGACCTGCAGTACGAGCTGGCCCGGGTCTGCAAG GCCCACAATGACTTGCTGCGCACCTATGAGGCGAAGCTGCTGGCCTTCGGAGTCCCCTTGGACAACGTGGGTTTCAAGCCCCTGGAGACCGCTGTGATCGGGCAGACGCTGGGACAGGGCCCCGCAGGACTTGTGGGCACTCCAACGTAG
- the GAS8 gene encoding dynein regulatory complex subunit 4 isoform X1 encodes MAPKKKGKKGKGKGTPIVDGLAPEDMSKEQVEEHIGRIREELDREREERNYFQLERDKIHTFWEITRRQLEEKKAELRNKDREMEEAEERHQVEIKVYKQKVKHLLYEHQSSLTEMKAEGTVVMKLAQKEHRAQEGTLRRDMRALKVELKEQELANEVMVKNLRLKHTEEITKMRNDFERQVREIEAKYDKKMKMLRDELDLRRKTEIHEVEERKNGQITTLMQRHEEAFTDIKNYYNDITLNNLALINSLKEQMEDMRKKEEHLEKEMTEVAMQNRRLADPLQKAREEMSDMQKKLGSYERDKQILVCTKARLKVTEKELKSLRWEHEVLEQRFIKVQQERDDLYHKFTSAILEVQQKAGFRNLVLERKVQALVAAVEKKEVQFNEVLAASNLDPAALTLVSRKLEDVLESKNSAIKDLQYELARVCKAHNDLLRTYEAKLLAFGVPLDNVGFKPLETAVIGQTLGQGPAGLVGTPT; translated from the exons GTGGAGGAGCACATCGGCCGCATCCGGGAGGAGCTGGACCGCGAGCGAGAGGAGCGCAACTACTTCCAGCTGGAGCGCGACAAGATCCACACTTTCTGGGAGATCACGCGCAGGCAGCTGGAGGAGAAGAAGGCCGAGCTGCGGAACAAGGACCGGGAGATGGAGGAGGCCGAGGAGAGGCACCAGGTGGAGATTAAG GTCTACAAGCAGAAGGTGAAGCACCTGCTGTACGAGCATCAGAGCAGCCTGACGGAGATGAAAGCGGAGGGCACCGTGGTCATGAAGCTGGCGCAGAAGGAGCACCGTGCACAGGAGGGGACACTGCGCCGGGACATGCGGGCGCTGAAGGTGGAGCTGAAGGAGCAGGAGCTGGCCAACGAGGTGATGGTGAAGAACCTGCGGCTG AAACACACCGAGGAGATCACCAAGATGCGCAACGACTTTGAGAGGCAGGTGCGAG AAATCGAGGCCAAGTACGACAAGAAGATGAAGATGCTTCGGGACGAGCTCGACCTGCGCAGGAAGACAGAGATCCACGAGGTGGAGGAGAGGAAGAACGGCCAGATCACCACACTGATGCAGCGACACGAGGAAGCCTTCACCGACATCAAGAACTACTACAACGACATCACCCTCAACAACCTGGCTCTCATCAACTCCCTCAAG GAGCAGATGGAGGACATGCGGAAGAAGGAGGAgcacctggagaaggagatgacggAGGTGGCCATGCAGAACCGGCGCCTGGCAGACCCCCTGCAGAAGGCTCGGGAGGAGATGAGTGACATGCAGAAGAAGCTCGGCAGTTATGAGAGGGACAAGCAGATCCTGGTG TGCACAAAAGCCCGTCTGAAAGTCACCGAGAAGGAGCTGAAGAGCCTGAGGTGGGAGCATGAGGTGCTGGAGCAGCGATTCATCAAG GTGCAGCAGGAGCGGGACGACCTGTACCATAAGTTCACCTCGGCCATCCTGGAGGTGCAGCAGAAGGCGGGTTTCAGGAACCTCGTCCTGGAGCGCAAGGTGCAGGCGTTGGTTGCCGCCGTGGAGAAGAAGGAGGTGCAGTTCAATGAGGTGCTAGCGGCCTCCAACCTGGACCCCGCGGCCCTGACCCTCGTGTCCCGCAAGCTGGAG GACGTTCTGGAATCGAAGAACAGCGCCATCAAGGACCTGCAGTACGAGCTGGCCCGGGTCTGCAAG GCCCACAATGACTTGCTGCGCACCTATGAGGCGAAGCTGCTGGCCTTCGGAGTCCCCTTGGACAACGTGGGTTTCAAGCCCCTGGAGACCGCTGTGATCGGGCAGACGCTGGGACAGGGCCCCGCAGGACTTGTGGGCACTCCAACGTAG
- the GAS8 gene encoding dynein regulatory complex subunit 4 isoform X3 — translation MEEAEERHQVEIKVYKQKVKHLLYEHQSSLTEMKAEGTVVMKLAQKEHRAQEGTLRRDMRALKVELKEQELANEVMVKNLRLKHTEEITKMRNDFERQVREIEAKYDKKMKMLRDELDLRRKTEIHEVEERKNGQITTLMQRHEEAFTDIKNYYNDITLNNLALINSLKEQMEDMRKKEEHLEKEMTEVAMQNRRLADPLQKAREEMSDMQKKLGSYERDKQILVCTKARLKVTEKELKSLRWEHEVLEQRFIKVQQERDDLYHKFTSAILEVQQKAGFRNLVLERKVQALVAAVEKKEVQFNEVLAASNLDPAALTLVSRKLEDVLESKNSAIKDLQYELARVCKAHNDLLRTYEAKLLAFGVPLDNVGFKPLETAVIGQTLGQGPAGLVGTPT, via the exons ATGGAGGAGGCCGAGGAGAGGCACCAGGTGGAGATTAAG GTCTACAAGCAGAAGGTGAAGCACCTGCTGTACGAGCATCAGAGCAGCCTGACGGAGATGAAAGCGGAGGGCACCGTGGTCATGAAGCTGGCGCAGAAGGAGCACCGTGCACAGGAGGGGACACTGCGCCGGGACATGCGGGCGCTGAAGGTGGAGCTGAAGGAGCAGGAGCTGGCCAACGAGGTGATGGTGAAGAACCTGCGGCTG AAACACACCGAGGAGATCACCAAGATGCGCAACGACTTTGAGAGGCAGGTGCGAG AAATCGAGGCCAAGTACGACAAGAAGATGAAGATGCTTCGGGACGAGCTCGACCTGCGCAGGAAGACAGAGATCCACGAGGTGGAGGAGAGGAAGAACGGCCAGATCACCACACTGATGCAGCGACACGAGGAAGCCTTCACCGACATCAAGAACTACTACAACGACATCACCCTCAACAACCTGGCTCTCATCAACTCCCTCAAG GAGCAGATGGAGGACATGCGGAAGAAGGAGGAgcacctggagaaggagatgacggAGGTGGCCATGCAGAACCGGCGCCTGGCAGACCCCCTGCAGAAGGCTCGGGAGGAGATGAGTGACATGCAGAAGAAGCTCGGCAGTTATGAGAGGGACAAGCAGATCCTGGTG TGCACAAAAGCCCGTCTGAAAGTCACCGAGAAGGAGCTGAAGAGCCTGAGGTGGGAGCATGAGGTGCTGGAGCAGCGATTCATCAAG GTGCAGCAGGAGCGGGACGACCTGTACCATAAGTTCACCTCGGCCATCCTGGAGGTGCAGCAGAAGGCGGGTTTCAGGAACCTCGTCCTGGAGCGCAAGGTGCAGGCGTTGGTTGCCGCCGTGGAGAAGAAGGAGGTGCAGTTCAATGAGGTGCTAGCGGCCTCCAACCTGGACCCCGCGGCCCTGACCCTCGTGTCCCGCAAGCTGGAG GACGTTCTGGAATCGAAGAACAGCGCCATCAAGGACCTGCAGTACGAGCTGGCCCGGGTCTGCAAG GCCCACAATGACTTGCTGCGCACCTATGAGGCGAAGCTGCTGGCCTTCGGAGTCCCCTTGGACAACGTGGGTTTCAAGCCCCTGGAGACCGCTGTGATCGGGCAGACGCTGGGACAGGGCCCCGCAGGACTTGTGGGCACTCCAACGTAG
- the URAH gene encoding 5-hydroxyisourate hydrolase isoform X1: protein MSSGAAQRLQTLQRHVGFREGRGMEPGSSPLTTHVLDTASGLPAQGLYLRLSRLEDCGQQWTELKKSCTDRDGRCPGLLPPGQMKAGTYKLSFDTKGYWQKRGQESFYPYVEVVFTITNETHKFHVPLLLSPWSYTTYRGS, encoded by the exons ATGAGCTCTGGGGCCGCCCAGCGGCTGCAGACACTCCAGCGACACGTGGGCTTCCGGGAG GGCAGAGGCATGGAGCCGGGCAGCAGCCCGCTGACCACACACGTGCTGGACACTGCCTCAGGGCTCCCGGCCCAAGGCCTCTACCTCCGTCTGTCCAGGCTCGAGGACTGTGGCCAGCAGTGGACCGAGCTGAAGAAAAG TTGCACAGATCGTGACGGCCGCTGCCCTGGGCTCCTACCTCCAGGCCAGATGAAGGCGGGCACCTACAAGCTGTCCTTTGACACCAAGGGCTACTGGCAGAAGAGGGGCCAGGAAAGCTTCTACCCATACGTGGAG GTCGTTTTCACCATCACAAACGAGACCCACAAGTTCCACGTGCCACTGCTGCTGAGCCCGTGGTCTTACACCACATACCGAGGGAGCTAG